In Citrus sinensis cultivar Valencia sweet orange chromosome 2, DVS_A1.0, whole genome shotgun sequence, a single genomic region encodes these proteins:
- the LOC102622816 gene encoding uncharacterized protein LOC102622816 encodes MVLGLSAKNRKEASIHVDYQIHIQDIKPWPPSQSLRSLRSVMIQWQNGDRNSGSTKTVGPSLGSVIGEGKIEFNESFRLRVTLLRDMNVKNKDADTFLKNCLEFNLYEPRRDKTQLLATATIDLADYGIVKETLSVNAPMNSKRSFRNTAQPVLFIKIQPAEKSVSRTSSSLREGFSRETSLDKNGGESVSALMNEEYTEEAESASFTDDDVSSRSSPTVSSTVEMNNGFPQNEEIRSVTLSDSAEGFKKEQALASKSHPDKSNIKAQISPHEHLKGGSSRSSSIDLSSELEGHVNCHAPVCNSPNSSPFISKKVIAHAVQSSSSFISNENGKEEDSPCLRGNDHENLAEVQRKLPTGKPAISVNAEQNCEEVASNNFSAKLASLNEKHPLIQEIGSSNSSDSQVNGENDANGKTWRMGKVSMEEGAYLDDYCNDFVKYRMEQEDNGLEREIFEKGRHSAGDEPLNFCSRNATRNQVSLGSDSPSPIREDPVNFGTKRNLLKSDRLKNVRSVRSSSDIARSNGNQKEAKENGVLGDAPNRAGSFGSPERKDYKVYPRDSRSAVAESKIQQLEHKIKMLETELREAAAIEASLYSVVAEHGSSMSKVHAPARRLSRLYLHACKEDFQSRRASAARSAVSGLVLVAKACGNDVPRLTFWLSNSIVLRAIISQATGRLEQPFAAGQSLERNSSQRGNNNITSPLKWKESASRKKDNRNVMRGSFDDWEDPHTLPSALEKVEAWIFSRIVESIWWQTLTPHMQSAAERVMDRDIGSCSRKNLERTSSSGDQEQINFSLDHWKKAFKDACERLCPVRARGHECGCLPLLARLIMEQCVARLDVAMFNAILRESADEIPTDPVSDPISDSKVLPIPAGKSSFGAGAQLKNAIGNWSRWLSDLFGMDDDDSLDNENEHDADDERQDSSFKSFHLLNALSDLMMLPKDLLLSRSIRKEVCPTFGAPLIKRVLDNFVPDEFCPDPIPRVVLEALDSEDLEAGEESITSFPCIAAPPLYTPPSADSVASSIGDFGSNSQLRRSGSSVVRKSYTSDDELDELNSPLASIFISSSRSFPVPTRPSRISKGNNNQSAVRYELLRDIWMTSEYI; translated from the exons ATGGTTCTAGGCCTAAGTGCAAAGAACAGGAAAGAAGCCTCAATTCATGTTGATTATCAAATCCACATTCAGGATATTAAGCCATGGCCACCATCACAGTCGCTGAGATCCCTACGGTCTGTGATGATTCAGTGGCAAAATGGTGATCGGAATTCTGGGTCTACTAAAACGGTTGGCCCCTCACTGGGGTCAGTTATTGGTGAGGGAAAAATTGAGTTCAACGAGTCTTTTAGGCTTCGTGTTACTCTGCTAAGGGATATGAATGTTAAAAACAAGGATGCTGATACATTCCTGAAGAACTGTTTGGAGTTCAACTTGTATGAGCCTCGAAGGGATAAGACCCAGTTGTTGGCCACTGCTACCATAGACTTAGCAGATTATGGCATTGTTAAAGAGACCTTAAGTGTTAATGCTCCTATGAACAGCAAGAGGAGCTTTAGGAACACAGCTCAACCGGTGCTGTTCATTAAAATCCAGCCCGCTGAAAAGTCTGTGAGTCGTACGAGCTCCTCTTTGAGGGAAGGCTTTTCAAGAGAGACCTCATTGGATAAGAATGGTGGTGAATCTGTTTCAGCGCTAATGAACGAAGAGTACACTGAGGAAGCTGAGAGTGCTTCTTTCACTGATGATGATGTCTCCTCACGTTCTTCTCCAACTGTTTCTTCAACAGTTGAGATGAATAATGGTTTTCCTCAAAATGAAGAG ATTAGATCAGTCACATTGTCAGATAGTGCAGAAGGTTTTAAAAAGGAGCAGGCCCTAGCATCAAAATCGCACCCAgataaatcaaatataaagGCACAGATATCACCACACGAACATCTGAAAGGGGGTTCATCTCGTTCGTCATCAATAGATTTATCTTCTGAACTTGAGGGCCATGTAAATTGTCATGCTCCTGTGTGCAACTCTCCTAATTCTAGTCCATTTATCTCAAAAAAAGTGATAGCCCATGCTGTTCAATCTTCCTCATCATTCATCAGTAATGAAAATGGTAAAGAAGAGGACAGTCCTTGTCTGAGGGGCAATGATCATGAAAATTTGGCCGAAGTTCAAAGAAAGCTTCCTACTGGAAAACCTGCTATTAGTGTTAATGCTGAACAAAACTGTGAGGAAGTTGcgtctaataatttttcagcAAAATTAGCATCTTTGAATGAGAAACACCCTCTAATTCAGGAGATTGGCTCTTCAAACTCTAGTGATTCTCAAGTCAATGGGGAGAATGATGCAAATGGAAAAACTTGGAGAATGGGAAAAGTTTCCATGGAGGAGGGTGCATACTTGGATGATTATTGCAATGATTTTGTGAAGTATAGAATGGAACAGGAAGACAACGGGCTGGAAAGAGAGATCTTTGAAAAGGGAAGGCATTCTGCTGGAGAtgaaccattaaatttttgttcacGAAATGCTACCAGAAATCAAGTCTCACTGGGAAGTGATTCACCTTCCCCAATCAGGGAAGATCCGGTAAATTTTGGAacgaagagaaatctattaaaaagTGACAGATTAAAAAATGTTAGGTCTGTTAGGTCATCATCAGACATAGCTAGGAGCAATGGTAATCAGAAAGAAGCGAAGGAAAATGGTGTATTGGGAGATGCACCGAATCGCGCAGGAAGCTTCGGGAGCCCAGAAAGAAAAGATTATAAGGTTTACCCAAGGGATTCTAGAAGTGCCGTTGCAGAGAGCAAAATCCAACAGTTGGAACACAAAATAAAGATGCTTGAGACAGAGTTGAGAGAAGCTGCTGCTATCGAGGCTTCTCTTTACTCAGTAGTAGCTGAGCATGGAAGTTCTATGAGTAAGGTCCATGCTCCAGCTCGCCGTCTTTCTAGGCTGTATCTTCATGCTTGCAAAGAAGATTTCCAATCAAGGAGAGCTAGTGCAGCAAGAAGTGCTGTGTCAGGATTAGTTTTGGTTGCAAAAGCTTGCGGAAATGATGTTCCCAG GTTAACATTTTGGTTGTCTAATTCTATTGTGTTGAGAGCAATTATAAGTCAAGCTACTGGGAGACTAGAGCAACCATTTGCCGCTGGACAATCTCTAGAAAGGAACAGCAGTCAAAGGGGAAATAACAATATAACATCTCCACTAAAATGGAAGGAATCTGCTTCCAGAAAAAAGGATAATAGAAATGTTATGCGTGGTAGTTTTGATGACTGGGAGGACCCACATACATTGCCATCTGCACTGGAAAAGGTTGAAGCTTGGATCTTCTCCCGAATCGTTGAATCAATCTGGTGGCAG ACTCTGACACCACACATGCAGTCTGCTGCTGAAAGAGTGATGGATAGAGACATTGGTTCTTGCTCAAGGAAAAACTTAGAAAGGACTTCTAGTTCAGGTGATCAAGAGCAAATAAACTTTTCATTAGACCATTGGAAGAAGGCTTTCAAGGACGCCTGTGAAAGACTTTGTCCTGTTCGAGCCAGGGGGCATGAATGTGGCTGCCTGCCGTTGTTGGCTAGattg ATAATGGAGCAATGTGTGGCTAGATTAGATGTTGCTATGTTCAATGCCATTCTTCGTGAATCTGCTGATGAGATCCCAACTGATCCTGTTTCTGATCCCATTAGCGATTCCAAGGTGCTCCCTATTCCAGCTGGTAAATCAAGTTTTGGGGCTGGTGCACAGCTGAAAAATGCG ATTGGCAACTGGTCTAGATGGCTGAGTGACCTTTTTGGTATGGATGATGATGACTCACTTGACAATGAAAATGAACATGATGCTGATGATGAGAGGCAAGATTCATCATTCAAGTCTTTCCATCTTCTCAATGCATTGAGTGATCTCATGATGCTTCCAAAGGACCTGCTGTTAAGTAGAAGCATCAGAAAAGAG GTATGCCCCACCTTTGGTGCGCCATTGATAAAGAGGGTTCTTGACAATTTTGTCCCGGATGAGTTTTGTCCTGACCCAATCCCACGTGTTGTTCTTGAAGCCCTTGACTCTGAG GATCTTGAAGCTGGTGAGGAATCTATCACAAGCTTCCCATGCATTGCAGCTCCACCACTCTATACACCACCTTCAGCTGATTCTGTTGCCAGTTCCATTGGAGATTTTGGAAGTAATTCTCAGCTGAGAAGAAGTGGATCCTCGGTGGTTAGAAAATCCTACACAAGTGATGATGAGCTGGATGAACTGAATTCTCCTTTGGCTTCAATCTTTATTAGCAGTTCTCGGTCTTTCCCTGTTCCTACAAGACCCAGCCGGATTTCCAAGGGAAATAACAATCAAAGTGCTGTCAGATATGAACTCCTTCGAGACATTTGGATGACCAGcgaatatatataa
- the LOC102622219 gene encoding uncharacterized protein LOC102622219, which yields MFRLICKTLVDKQRSVDLSINYVRYIQTQSSLSSISKPTNQQSLTVSFLTNSCGLSLEKAISVAKVINIHNTVKPNSVLQLLTSRGFEKSQIATLISKNPTLLLADPEKSLRPKIDYFESVGISGADLPKFLCSNKQLLVVSLKSNIIPIFEFLKGLVQTNVNLVRAVKQSSRIINCNIEKRLAPNVNTLRVHGVPEHLIAKLIMINPSSLIKRRDLFKTMMDVIKKIGIEPTNFMFILAVRSMSVLSKANWEKKKDVLMSFSWSEDEFYLAFKRQPMLMLSSTKKIRELMDFFVNEIGLKPLDIVRCPNLLLISLKKRVLPRWSVLQVLMSKNLLKKDIDFIQALIVTKPVFERRFVTSYMDDSEVMMAYRDGLRVQAVVADCKNYSDEGDPELSRTSKKGCLAVVRTDFTADMTWADPLENGVSRVVLQSLDLHCFGPFDCIHFVNRVVVVCVSCEKEEKEEIEQTPMDFRVGSSYVVGYSVVLGSPLPEDRISSTELGKLKLEHFVDRAHFITPKCYLLKIKSVSVTQNKFFFFFLFSEAMFSLICKTLIEKPGSIDLKISYARNLKTIIPSVNSVSKPSDERSLTVSFLTHSCGLSLEKAISVSKLVKIQDTEKPNSSIQLLTSRGFTKPQIATLISKYPRILSHDPEKVLKPKIEYLESLGISGPDLAKILCPYPELLSRSLENHIIPTFDFLKGVFQANGNLVYALKQSIRVVNSDIQKRVVPNMNTLRAHGVPEPHIARLIMLQPPSLVLRAELFKNVVDVIKEMGFEPSSKSFILAVRSMAMSSKATWQRKKEILISFGWSEDEFRMVFKRQPLFMMASAKKIRKLMDFFVNKIGLEPSDIARYPNLLIGSLEKKVLPRWSVLQVLMSKNLLKKDVNVSLALFVTKEVFERRFVTSYMHEPEVMTAYQGGLGVQAVVGGVGAELSQT from the exons ATGTTTCGATTGATATGCAAAACCCTTGTAGATAAACAGAGAAGCGTAGATTTAAGTATCAATTATGTGCGTTATATCCAGACACAGTCCTCTCTGAGCTCTATCTCAAAACCCACAAACCAACAATCTTTAACAGTCTCTTTCCTCACAAATTCATGTGGGTTGTCTTTAGAAAAAGCTATTTCCGTCGCTAAGGTGATTAACATTCACAACACAGTGAAACCAAACTCAGTTCTTCAATTATTAACTTCTCGTGGGTTCGAAAAATCCCAAATTGCTACTTTAATCTCCAAGAACCCTACTTTACTTCTTGCTGATCCTGAGAAGAGCCTTAGACCTAAGATTGACTACTTTGAATCAGTGGGTATTTCAGGTGCTGACTTGCCTAAGTTTCTTTGTTCAAATAAGCAGCTCTTGGTGGTTAGTTTGAAGAGCAATATTATACCCATATTTGAGTTCCTTAAAGGGCTTGTTCAGACCAATGTGAACCTTGTCCGTGCTGTGAAGCAATCCAGCCGTATTATTAACTGCAATATTGAGAAGCGGTTGGCACCGAATGTAAACACTTTAAGGGTACATGGTGTGCCTGAACATCTTATTGCCAAACTAATTATGATCAATCCGTCATCGCTTATTAAGAGACGTGATTTGTTTAAAACTATGATGGACGTGATAAagaaaattggtattgaaccAACGAATTTTATGTTCATTCTGGCTGTTAGGTCGATGTCAGTGTTGAGCAAAGCAAActgggaaaagaaaaaggatgtgCTGATGAGCTTTAGTTGGTCTGAAGATGAGTTTTATTTGGCGTTTAAACGACAACCAATGCTCATGCTTAGCTCGACTAAGAAGATTAGGGAGTTGATGGATTTCTTTGTGAATGAGATAGGATTGAAGCCTTTGGATATTGTTAGATGCCCTAATTTGTTGTTGATTAGCTTGAAGAAGAGAGTCTTGCCAAGGTGGTCTGTTCTCCAAgttttaatgtcaaaaaatttgttaaagaaGGACATAGATTTTATTCAGGCTCTAATTGTGACAAAACCAGTCTTTGAGAGAAGGTTTGTCACATCTTATATGGATGACTCTGAGGTGATGATGGCATACCGGGATGGGCTGAGAGTTCAGGCTGTAGTTGCAGATTGTAAGAACTATTCAGATGAAGGGGACCCTGAACTTTCCAGAACA TCTAAGAAGGGATGTCTGGCTGTTGTACGGACAGACTTTACTGCTGACATGACTTGGGCAGATCCTTTGGAG AATGGTGTCTCCAGAGTTGTTTTGCAGTCACTTGATCTGCATTGTTTTGGACCTTTCGATTGCATTCATTTTGTGAATag AGTTGTAGTTGTTTGTGTGAGTTgtgagaaagaagagaaagaagagatTGAACAAACTCCTATGGACTTCAGAGTGGGATCCTCCTATGTTGTCGGCT ACTCCGTTGTTCTAGGAAGTCCTCTTCCAGAAGATCGAATCTCTTCCACAGAATTGGGGAAATTAAAGTTGGAGCATTTTGTAGATAGGGCTCACTTCATAACTCCTAAGTGTTACCtcttaaaaatcaaatcag TGTCTGTtactcaaaacaaatttttttttttttttctgttttcagAAGCGATGTTTAGTTTGATATGCAAAACCCTTATAGAAAAACCGGGAAGCATAGATTTAAAAATCAGTTATGCCCGAAATCTGAAGACAATAATACCATCTGTTAACTCCGTCTCAAAACCCAGTGACGAGCGTTCACTAACAGTCTCTTTTCTCACACACTCATGTGGGTTGTCTTTAGAAAAAGCAATTTCAGTTTCCAAGCTGGTTAAGATTCAAGACACAGAGAAACCAAATTCGTCGATTCAACTGTTAACATCTCGTGGATTTACCAAACCCCAAATCGCTACTCTAATCTCCAAATACCCTCGTATACTCTCGCATGATCCAGAGAAGGTCCTCAAACCCAAGATTGAGTACTTAGAATCACTGGGTATTTCAGGTCCTGACTTGGCTAAGATTCTGTGTCCGTATCCTGAGTTGTTGTCCCGTAGTTTGGAGAACCACATTATACCCACATTTGATTTCCTTAAAGGGGTTTTTCAAGCCAATGGGAACCTTGTGTATGCTTTGAAGCAATCAATCCGTGTTGTTAATTCCGATATTCAGAAGCGGGTGGTGCCAAATATGAACACTCTAAGGGCACATGGCGTGCCTGAACCTCATATTGCTAGACTAATTATGTTGCAACCGCCATCGCTTGTTTTGCGTGCTGAGTTGTTTAAGAATGTGGTTGATGTGATCAAGGAAATGGGCTTTGAACCCTCTAGTAAGTCTTTCATTCTGGCTGTTAGGTCCATGGCAATGTCGAGCAAAGCAACCTGgcaaaggaaaaaagagattCTGATTAGTTTTGGGTGGTCTGAAGATGAATTTCGTATGGTATTTAAAAGACAACCACTATTCATGATGGCCTCAGCAAAGAAGATTAGGAAATTGATGGATTTCTTTGTGAATAAGATAGGATTGGAGCCTTCAGATATCGCAAGGTACCCTAATTTGTTGATTGGTAGCTTGGAGAAGAAAGTCTTGCCAAGGTGGTCTGTCCTCCAAGTGttaatgtcaaaaaatttgttaaagaaGGATGTAAATGTATCTTTGGCTCTATTTGTGACCAAAGAAGTCTTCGAGAGAAGGTTTGTCACTTCTTATATGCATGAACCTGAAGTGATGACGGCATACCAGGGTGGGCTGGGAGTACAGGCTGTGGTTGGTGGAGTGGGTGCTGAACTTTCCCAAACATAA
- the LOC102622513 gene encoding probable inactive leucine-rich repeat receptor-like protein kinase At3g03770: MGYLYKFLLVFCSWVLFLPGTHERQASQTQVLLQLRKHLEFPSPLDIWGNYEGDLCNLTSTTHVSITCQDNSVTGLKIMGDKPVKENTAYNGYPIPNQTLSESFSIDSFVTTLTRLTTLRVLSLVSLGIWGPLPDKIHRLSSLELLDMSSNFLFGAIPSGISRLVRLQTLTMDENFFDDNVPDWWDSLSNLTVLSLKSNQLKGQFPSSICRIATLTDIAMSNNELSGKLPDMSALTSLHVLDLRENKLDSGLPLMPKGLVTVLLSRNLFSGAIPQQFGELAQLQHLDLSFNDLSGIPPSVLFSLPNISYLHLASNMLSGTLPKDLGCGSKLGFVDISNNKLIGELPPCLDSISDKRVVKFGGNCLSYDTPSQHKEAFCKETNGSKSSRGREIGLIAAIAFGAVLVLVLSAFGVIIYCKRCCTKGRQEQSTRPKIVQDNAPTGVSSEVLANARLISQAVKLGTQGSPAYRTFCLEELKEATNNFDSLSLMGEGSRGKLYKGRLENGTYVAIRSLTFLKKYSIQNLKVRLDFLSKLQHPHLVSLLGHCIESGSQDDSNTNKVFLVYEYIPNGSYRAHLSENCPENVLKWSDRLAILIGVAKAVHFLHSSVISGSFSNRLTTNNILLDEHRIAKLSDYGISIIMEEHEKLEAKGEGPKASQKTKLEDDVYNFGFILLESLVGPIVTGKGEAFLLNEMASFGSQDGRRRIVDPVVLTTCSQESLSIVVSITNKCICPEPSSRPSFEDVLWNLQYAAQVQATADADQKSDSTS, translated from the exons ATGGGATATCTCTACAAGTTTTTGCTGGTGTTTTGTTCTTGGGTTTTGTTTCTCCCTGGTACCCATGAGCGGCAAGCCTCTCAAACTCAAGTACTGCTTCAGTTAAGAAAGCATTTAGAGTTCCCTTCACCACTAGATATTTGGGGAAATTATGAAGGAGACCTTTGTAATCTTACTTCAACAACACATGTGAGCATTACTTGTCAGGACAATTCTGTCACCGGGCTTAAAATCATGGGAGATAAGCCTGTTAAGGAGAATACTGCGTACAATGGATATCCCATTCCCAACCAAACTCTGTCCGAAAGTTTCTCTATTGATTCTTTTGTTACTACATTGACAAGGTTAACGACTTTAAGGGTTCTTAGCTTAGTTTCACTGGGGATATGGGGGCCACTTCCGGATAAAATTCATCGGCTATCTTCACTTGAACTTTTGGATATGAGCTCAAATTTTCTGTTTGGTGCTATTCCATCTGGGATATCGAGGTTGGTTAGGCTTCAAACTTTGACGATGGATGAGAACTTTTTTGATGATAATGTTCCTGATTGGTGGGATTCGTTATCAAACCTCACAGTACTAAGCTTGAAGAGTAATCAACTAAAGGGTCAGTTTCCTTCCTCAATTTGCAGAATTGCTACACTAACTGATATTGCGATGTCTAACAATGAGCTTTCTGGTAAATTACCTGATATGAGTGCCTTAACCAGCCTGCATGTATTGGATTTAAGAGAGAATAAGCTGGATTCTGGACTTCCTCTTATGCCAAAAGGGTTGGTTACGGTTCTCCTTAGCAGGAACCTGTTCTCGGGTGCGATTCCCCAGCAATTTGGTGAATTGGCGCAGCTTCAACATCTCGATTTATCATTCAATGATCTGAGTGGAATACCCCCCTCTGTTTTGTTCTCTTTGCCAAACATCAGTTATTTGCATTTAGCATCTAACATGCTGAGTGGGACACTTCCGAAAGATCTTGGTTGTGGCAGCAAACTTGGTTTTGTTGATATTTCTAATAACAAGTTAATAGGTGAGCTTCCTCCTTGCTTAGACAGTATTTCAGATAAGAGGGTTGTTAAATTTGGTGGCAATTGCTTGTCCTATGACACCCCAAGTCAACACAAAGAGGCTTTTTGTAAAGAAACCAATGGAAGTAAATCATCCAGAGGAAGAGAAATAGGACTGATTGCTGCTATTGCATTTGGGGCAGTTCTTGTACTAGTGCTGTCGGCATTTGGGGTTATCATTTACTGTAAAAGATGCTGCACAAAAGGGAGACAAGAACAAAGTACGAGACCAAAGATTGTTCAGGATAATGCTCCCACTGGGGTTTCCTCTGAAGTCCTTGCAAATGCCA GGTTAATTTCTCAAGCAGTGAAGCTTGGGACCCAAGGTTCTCCAGCATACAGGACGTTTTGCTTGGAAGAGCTGAAGGAAGCCACAAATAACTTTGATTCATTGTCATTAATGGGTGAAGGCTCTAGGGGAAAG CTTTACAAGGGAAGATTGGAAAATGGGACCTATGTTGCGATCCGATCTCTGACATTTCTGAAGAAATATTCAATTCAAAACCTTAAAGTTCGGCTGGATTTTCTTTCAAAGCTTCAACATCCACACTTAGTAAGCCTTTTGGGTCACTGCATTGAGAGTGGCAGTCAAGATGATTCCAATACCAACAAGGTCTTCCTTGTATATGAATATATCCCTAATGGGAGCTATCGCGCACACCTGTCAG AAAATTGTCCTGAGAATGTTCTTAAGTGGTCGGATAGATTGGCAATTCTCATCGGTGTTGCCAAGGCTGTACATTTTCTGCATTCCAGTGTAATTTCTGGTTCTTTTAGCAATCGATtaacaacaaataatatacTGCTTGATGAGCATCGGATTGCAAAGCTGAGTGACTATGGGATATCTATCATTATGGAAGAACATGAAAAGCTGGAG GCAAAAGGAGAAGGTCCAAAAGCAAG CCAAAAGACCAAACTAGAGGATGATGTTTACAACTTTGGGTTTATACTACTTGAATCACTTGTTGGGCCTATTGTAACTGGAAAAGGAGAGGCTTTTCTGCTAAATGAAATG GCATCCTTTGGCAGCCAGGATGGTCGAAGACGAATTGTAGATCCAGTTGTGTTAACCACTTGCTCCCAAGAGTCATTATCTATCGTGGTATCTATCACAAACAAATGCATATGTCCTGAGCCATCATCCCGTCCCTCATTTGAGGATGTCCTTTGGAACTTACAGTATGCTGCTCAAGTCCAGGCCACAGCTGATGCCGATCAGAAATCAGATTCTACATCATAG
- the LOC102627417 gene encoding probable adenylate kinase 7, mitochondrial encodes MAGLSRLRAAAALQLRQLARSRAYGSAAAAQLQYDYDDECDLHGQASEPMLRLDSAGLPPRRGVQWVLIGDPGVKKHVYADNLSKLLEVPHISMGSLVRQELSPRSALYKQIANAVNEGKLVPEDVIFALLSKRLEEGYYRGESGFILDGIPRTRIQAEILDQIVDVDLVVNFQSTEDQLVKRNLESEAFSPHKEFLSLGGARFSAADAASAWKEKFRIYAEQGKSLEDYYSKQRKLLNFQVAAAPGETWQGLLSALHLQHMNAVSSSQKLTA; translated from the exons GCCGCCCTGCAGCTGCGCCAGCTAGCCAGAAGCCGGGCCTACGGATCGGCGGCTGCGGCTCAGCTGCAGTACGACTACGACGACGAGTGCGATCTCCACGGACAGGCGAGCGAGCCGATGCTGCGGCTCGACTCGGCTGGGTTGCCGCCGAGGAGAGGAGTGCAGTGGGTGTTAATTGGTGACCCGGGTGTGAAGAAACACGTGTACGCCGATAATCTGTCGAAACTTCTAGAAGTTCCTCATATCTCAATGGGAAGTCTTGTTAGACAAGAGCTTAGCCCTCGATCTGCTCTCTATAAACAg ATCGCGAATGCTGTAAATGAAGGAAAGCTTGTGCCAGAAGATGTAATTTTTGCATTGTTGTCAAAGAGGCTGGAAGAAGGATACTACAGGGGAGAAAGTGGGTTCATTCTGGATGGAATTCCTCGGACAAGGATTCAAGCC GAAATTCTTGATCAAATTGTGGATGTTGATCTAGTCGTCAATTTTCAGAGCACTGAGGACCAATTGGTTAAAAGGAATCTAGAAAGTGAAGCCTTTTCTCCTCATAAAGAATTTCTTAGCTTGGGCGGTGCCAGATTTTCTGCTGCTGATGCAGCCAGTGCCTGGAAGGAGAAGTTCCGTATCTATGCAGAGCAG GGTAAGTCATTGGAAGATTATTACAGTAAACAAAGGAAACTTCTTAACTTTCAAGTGGCAGCTGCACCTGGAGAAACCTGGCAAGGATTGTTATCTGCATTACATCTCCAGCATATGAATGCTGTTAGTTCTTCTCAGAAGTTGACAGCATGA